AAGTAAAGTTTTCTGCTTTTGCCATTTCGGTATCCTCTGCTTCACTGGCAAGCTGCCATGCAAAAGTTGTATAAGGGAAAAGGTGATCCTCGTAGTTTACCACTACCATATCGCCATATTTAAAAGGAACTATTCCGGAAGTGCCTATCCACACTCCGTTAACCTTAGCCATCGTCCAGTTTTGTGTTTTTATCATTTTCAGCTTGTTCATCATTACAGTTCCGAAAGCATCTGCCGGCATTTGTGAGTTGGGCAAAAAATAGCCTATCCAGTTATCATGGTTAGAATAAATGGTAACAGAAGTACCTGCATCCAGTACCGTTCCGGGTGTAGGCAGGATGCTTTTCCTGTGGTCGCTGTCCGTTGTATAGATTTTATAACCCAGGGTGCTTTGGATAGTATTTAAATAATATGAAGTCCAATTAGTAATTTGATCATAATTAAGCCAGGTACCATAATCGCCAGGATTGTTCCATCCCAGGAAATTAATTCCCTCGGGGAAAGGCGTAATGGTACTTAACAGGTTCTGTGCATTAACCGGGTCATTGCCGGTACGTTGGAGGCGGGGGAAAGAGAGCCATTTCCAGCTTGCCTGGTCAAGGGGGATTTCGTTCCGGGTGCATTGTATTACGTTAATATTGCCATGCGCACTGCAATAATAAATTAATATTCTATGGTCTCCATATACATATAATTTATTAATGCTGCCATATCCTACATAACAAACATCCAGCGGAGATACCCCGCCATATTCGCCGGGCAGCCTCAGGTTTTTTACCAATGAATCCGTTATATAACCTGTAACGGAGATTGCCTGATCACTTAGCGAGTCTATCTGTACTTTTATAAGTTCGTTAGTATCTGCCTGGCAAAAGCATGTTTTGCTAAAGGCAGTTAAAACAATAACAATAATAAATAAATATAAGTTTTTAGCCTTCATAAAACAATATTTTCAAAGATTAGACAATAAAATTAGTTAAAAAAACAAGTTGATTTATTTAACGAGAAATTTCTGTTGGCTACATCTTTCTCCTCCTTTCCATAATGAACATTTATAAAAAAAATCATCAAAATGTTGTATGCTTTTTCAGGTTATTTTAAAAAATATTTCTGTTTTCTGAAGGTTGAATTAGTTAATTTAAAAATATGCTGGTTGGTAAATGGGTAAATCTGTATTTGGAAATTATCAGGCTTCCGGCTAAAGA
The genomic region above belongs to Lentimicrobiaceae bacterium and contains:
- a CDS encoding T9SS type A sorting domain-containing protein; this encodes MKAKNLYLFIIVIVLTAFSKTCFCQADTNELIKVQIDSLSDQAISVTGYITDSLVKNLRLPGEYGGVSPLDVCYVGYGSINKLYVYGDHRILIYYCSAHGNINVIQCTRNEIPLDQASWKWLSFPRLQRTGNDPVNAQNLLSTITPFPEGINFLGWNNPGDYGTWLNYDQITNWTSYYLNTIQSTLGYKIYTTDSDHRKSILPTPGTVLDAGTSVTIYSNHDNWIGYFLPNSQMPADAFGTVMMNKLKMIKTQNWTMAKVNGVWIGTSGIVPFKYGDMVVVNYEDHLFPYTTFAWQLASEAEDTEMAKAENFTYTETSDYVPIYVEVDSADQVKEIAAYVDGVCVGAAVAGDTLVEVNAYISDTVPAGCDIELVKYYGTKSTLSYVKDYWVYNPVTFSKEKRKLKTGGKADYYMVSFKNKEVMTFTDKPSLTCYPNPFRTMLTFNYTLPYETNVTLNIYNLNGALVSTLVSGRQSKGSFGINWDGTNNGTQLPNGIYIARLTTGKDILQSKITLIK